Proteins encoded within one genomic window of Polycladomyces zharkentensis:
- a CDS encoding penicillin acylase family protein: MKRCVIVILVLINMQFLLMPSTGGAQTSDDPGGFLNIMPPGQDGTVNVLEMTKFQLTGEYPKHFNDQTRMYDSLVDRITGIRDEELVKYFKEAAFGVKGKVERTYSPAKGVTVQRDEFGVPHIQGKTREATMFAVGYVTAEDRLFLMDVLRHLGRGRLSEFLGASEANKEMDKAQVKVAPYKEEELTRQANELCLQGEEAVQVCKDMKAYIDGVNAFIRKARMNPNLLPAEYPALQQIPKEWKPEDSVAIASLVGGIFGKGGGNEVASGRFLSQLMQKHGSHKGRAIWEDFRNAEDVEAPVTTDKSFPYNQPSSVDPKSTAILDLETVGKTLEEMKLPKMVADGPFGPIDLRAPRGMSNAILVNAEHTKAGRPIAVFGPQTGYFSPQLLVETDVHGPGIDARGVGFAGVNMYVQLGRGRDYAWSATSSGADNVDQWVVKLCEPDGGKPTMKSQGYWYKGECRPMDVYTHRQIAKPTVAGIPKPSKDSFIFDIKVERTVYGPVNARGTVKGEPVAVTTQRSTYGRELNSALGFRRINDPGFMKDGSASFLKAFDKVDYTFNWFYVDKRDIAYKHSCLCPVRDPRTNPDLPSWGTGEYDWTGKYLKPEQQPHDINPKRGYFANWNNKQAPGFRANDANFSYGPVHRSLHLDKRLAEMISSGKKLTKADMVNIMMDAATVDLKAQEVYPWVLKVLGEKAPGNDPVLQEMRDRLAAWVESGGHRRDSSPKDGIYDDAVAVAIGDAYFENLTTVMFEKALSGTNLPNVLEDSPRGGLGSAFLEGYYSYVNKDLRQLLGEKVKDPWHTVYCGDGNLSSCRVDLWKAMRITADLLREKYHSDVVENWVYDGSQDAIKQKPMGLLAAPDMRWVNRPTFQQVVQVGVKNPGE; encoded by the coding sequence TTGAAACGGTGTGTGATTGTCATACTCGTGCTGATCAACATGCAGTTTTTGTTGATGCCTTCCACAGGAGGCGCCCAAACGTCTGATGATCCCGGAGGTTTCCTCAATATCATGCCTCCGGGTCAAGACGGGACGGTAAACGTACTGGAAATGACCAAATTTCAACTGACCGGAGAGTATCCCAAGCACTTCAATGATCAGACCCGGATGTACGATTCCCTGGTGGATCGGATAACGGGGATCAGGGATGAAGAACTTGTCAAGTATTTCAAGGAAGCTGCCTTCGGTGTCAAAGGGAAAGTGGAACGTACCTATTCCCCGGCGAAAGGAGTAACGGTTCAGCGCGATGAATTCGGCGTCCCCCACATCCAAGGGAAAACCAGGGAGGCCACGATGTTTGCCGTGGGATACGTGACCGCGGAGGACAGATTGTTCCTGATGGATGTGCTTCGCCATCTGGGACGGGGGCGGCTGAGCGAATTTCTCGGGGCCAGTGAAGCCAACAAGGAGATGGACAAGGCCCAGGTGAAGGTGGCCCCGTACAAAGAGGAAGAATTGACCCGTCAGGCCAACGAGCTTTGTCTTCAGGGAGAGGAAGCAGTCCAGGTCTGCAAAGACATGAAAGCCTACATTGACGGGGTGAACGCTTTTATACGTAAAGCGCGAATGAATCCCAACTTGCTTCCCGCGGAGTATCCTGCCCTCCAGCAGATTCCGAAAGAGTGGAAGCCCGAGGACAGTGTGGCCATTGCCAGTTTGGTCGGCGGGATATTCGGGAAGGGCGGTGGAAACGAAGTGGCCAGTGGCCGATTTCTGTCCCAGTTAATGCAAAAACACGGTTCCCACAAGGGACGGGCGATCTGGGAGGATTTCCGGAACGCGGAGGACGTGGAAGCTCCAGTGACGACGGATAAATCCTTTCCCTATAACCAGCCTTCTTCCGTCGATCCAAAATCCACGGCCATACTTGATTTGGAAACCGTCGGCAAAACATTGGAGGAGATGAAACTTCCGAAGATGGTGGCGGACGGCCCATTCGGTCCGATTGACTTGAGGGCGCCCAGGGGGATGAGCAATGCGATCCTGGTAAATGCAGAACACACCAAAGCGGGACGTCCCATCGCCGTATTCGGTCCTCAGACAGGCTACTTCAGCCCCCAGCTGCTGGTGGAGACAGATGTTCACGGACCGGGGATTGATGCCCGGGGAGTGGGTTTTGCCGGGGTCAACATGTATGTGCAACTGGGGCGGGGACGGGACTATGCCTGGTCGGCCACCTCCTCCGGAGCGGACAACGTGGACCAGTGGGTGGTGAAACTTTGCGAGCCGGATGGAGGCAAACCCACGATGAAATCCCAGGGTTACTGGTACAAAGGGGAATGTCGCCCCATGGACGTTTATACTCACCGGCAAATCGCGAAACCCACGGTCGCAGGAATTCCCAAGCCGTCCAAAGACAGTTTTATCTTTGACATCAAGGTGGAACGGACTGTCTACGGCCCTGTCAATGCCCGGGGAACCGTCAAGGGAGAGCCGGTGGCTGTAACCACCCAGCGCTCCACTTACGGAAGAGAATTGAACAGCGCTCTCGGCTTTCGCCGGATCAATGATCCGGGGTTTATGAAGGACGGTTCCGCCTCTTTTCTGAAAGCGTTCGATAAAGTGGATTACACCTTCAATTGGTTTTACGTGGACAAAAGGGATATTGCATATAAGCACTCTTGCTTGTGTCCAGTGCGGGACCCCAGGACAAATCCCGACCTTCCTTCATGGGGGACGGGGGAGTACGACTGGACGGGAAAATATCTGAAGCCGGAGCAGCAGCCCCATGACATCAACCCCAAACGGGGATACTTTGCCAATTGGAACAACAAACAGGCTCCCGGTTTCCGAGCCAACGATGCGAATTTCAGTTACGGTCCCGTTCACCGTTCCCTCCATTTGGACAAGCGGTTGGCGGAGATGATATCCTCCGGAAAGAAACTGACCAAGGCGGACATGGTGAACATCATGATGGACGCAGCGACGGTGGATTTGAAGGCACAGGAGGTTTATCCGTGGGTGCTGAAAGTATTGGGAGAAAAAGCCCCCGGTAATGATCCCGTACTTCAGGAGATGAGGGACCGGTTGGCTGCATGGGTGGAGTCCGGGGGACACCGGCGTGATTCATCCCCCAAAGATGGCATTTATGATGATGCAGTGGCCGTGGCGATCGGGGATGCTTATTTTGAAAATCTGACCACGGTGATGTTTGAAAAAGCCCTGAGTGGAACGAACTTGCCCAATGTACTCGAGGATTCGCCGCGGGGCGGTTTGGGTTCGGCTTTTCTCGAGGGTTATTATTCCTATGTAAACAAGGATCTGCGTCAGCTTCTGGGTGAAAAGGTGAAGGACCCCTGGCACACGGTTTACTGTGGTGACGGAAATCTATCCTCTTGCAGGGTGGATTTGTGGAAGGCGATGAGAATAACGGCAGACCTTCTTCGTGAGAAATACCATTCCGATGTCGTGGAGAATTGGGTGTATGATGGCTCTCAAGATGCCATCAAGCAAAAGCCCATGGGTCTACTTGCCGCACCGGACATGCGATGGGTAAACCGGCCCACCTTCCAGCAGGTGGTTCAAGTGGGTGTGAAAAATCCGGGGGAATAA
- a CDS encoding outer membrane lipoprotein-sorting protein: protein MRRIAWGVAALLLIMVVLTGCGQKNAADIVSDLSKRSEKMEGYTTKAKMTIHTGSTPQIYEVEVWYKQPHFYRVSLKNTKKDITQILLRNDDGVYVLTPHLNKSFRFQSDWPESSGQIYLYQSLINSIINDSSRRFKVVSDGYQFEVRSKTNNQTLSRQRIWLNKDLYPTKAELLNDQDQVMVEVTFDRFNTDPSFDQDAFDMNRNMSGLNDQVLPSMRNARTDKNHSEKEVNTMVPGYVPKGSRLVDEQTVASMEGEVVIMRYQGKQPFTLTQKNPDAVQASAPMYGQPVDLGYTVGVLLEGSEKKRLSWTHNGTDFELYGNLPVTEMVKIAQSVQDQPQK from the coding sequence ATATCGTGAGCGATCTGTCGAAGCGATCCGAAAAAATGGAAGGATACACGACAAAGGCCAAGATGACGATTCATACCGGCAGCACCCCCCAAATATACGAAGTGGAAGTATGGTACAAACAGCCGCACTTTTACCGCGTCTCCCTCAAAAACACCAAAAAAGACATTACCCAAATCCTGCTTCGCAATGACGACGGAGTGTACGTGTTGACACCCCATCTGAACAAGAGTTTCCGCTTTCAAAGCGATTGGCCGGAATCCAGCGGACAAATCTATCTGTACCAATCATTGATCAACAGCATTATCAACGATTCGTCTCGCAGGTTCAAAGTGGTCTCCGACGGATATCAATTCGAAGTCCGCTCCAAAACCAACAACCAAACGTTGAGTCGGCAACGGATTTGGCTGAACAAAGATCTGTATCCAACCAAAGCGGAATTGCTCAACGATCAGGATCAGGTGATGGTGGAAGTCACCTTTGACCGCTTCAATACCGACCCATCATTCGACCAGGATGCATTTGACATGAACCGCAACATGAGCGGACTGAACGACCAGGTATTGCCTTCGATGCGTAACGCGCGGACCGACAAAAACCATTCGGAAAAAGAAGTAAATACCATGGTACCGGGTTACGTGCCGAAGGGTAGTCGGTTGGTGGATGAGCAAACCGTCGCCAGCATGGAAGGCGAGGTTGTCATCATGCGATACCAAGGAAAACAACCGTTCACCCTGACACAGAAAAATCCTGACGCCGTACAGGCCAGTGCGCCGATGTACGGCCAACCGGTCGATCTGGGCTACACGGTCGGCGTTTTGTTGGAAGGCAGTGAGAAGAAGCGGCTGTCTTGGACACACAATGGTACGGACTTTGAGTTGTACGGCAATCTGCCGGTAACGGAAATGGTCAAAATCGCCCAATCGGTGCAGGATCAGCCTCAAAAATGA